The Mycobacteriales bacterium genome window below encodes:
- a CDS encoding SigE family RNA polymerase sigma factor has product MRRDEEFTAYVAARARLLRRSAYLLCGDWHRAEDLTQSALTKVYLAWAKVSRADNIDGYVRTMLVRTFLDEERRRWRKEQPTGESIDGVRSDPAHETDQRLDLLAALNTLPPRQRAAVVLRCWEDLPITEVARALDCSEGTVKSQTSRGLAALRALLTPGLPEGVHR; this is encoded by the coding sequence GTGCGGCGGGACGAGGAGTTCACCGCGTACGTGGCGGCGCGGGCGCGCTTGCTGCGACGGTCGGCGTACCTGCTCTGCGGGGACTGGCACCGAGCCGAGGACCTGACCCAGAGCGCCCTGACCAAGGTCTACCTGGCCTGGGCGAAGGTCAGCCGGGCCGACAACATCGACGGGTACGTCCGGACGATGCTCGTCCGCACGTTCCTGGACGAGGAACGCCGGCGCTGGCGCAAGGAGCAGCCGACCGGCGAGTCGATCGACGGCGTCCGGTCCGACCCGGCGCACGAGACGGACCAGCGGCTGGACCTGCTGGCCGCGCTGAACACCCTGCCGCCCCGGCAGCGCGCCGCCGTCGTGCTGCGCTGCTGGGAGGACCTGCCGATCACCGAGGTCGCCCGGGCGCTGGACTGCAGCGAGGGCACCGTGAAGAGCCAGACGTCCCGGGGGCTGGCCGCGCTGCGGGCGCTGCTCACCCCCGGCCTCCCGGAAGGAGTCCACCGGTGA